One genomic region from Kamptonema formosum PCC 6407 encodes:
- a CDS encoding HetZ-related protein 2: MKPIFQHPMTLAEELGQKWSARLHQDYPDMSAIAIESIVRWLLGEKPERFEALTPAQKAIASQAIEFQYGILRQRYLGVTPEQAYRNSIGRLGGLVVLREKIKAWVALSRDRQRSAVEVLQEVIQEMLKGDRYLQQQIAWIAECTADKRLRNALLLANLEEYCLRPIRNQPLLVYRFVNYLHRTQRGGLTQVPAGDWVRLVSEEIVPQDADDTVSLLDEQAVEQYRENQAWEEQQGLRKKVQVEFQAYLADEVDPMAAEWLRLYLLGRSQEAIAQALNIPVKQIYRLREKVTYHAIRNFAVKGAPELVASWLETSFEHNLGLPPKQWQEFWESLTPVQKKLIQDLKAGKTVDAIASEMNIKTNHVISEWSQIYLAAQKLRNG; encoded by the coding sequence ATGAAACCAATCTTTCAACACCCGATGACTTTGGCGGAAGAACTGGGACAAAAATGGAGTGCGCGACTCCACCAAGATTATCCCGATATGAGCGCGATCGCGATCGAGAGTATTGTACGCTGGCTGTTGGGAGAAAAGCCAGAGCGGTTTGAAGCTCTAACTCCAGCTCAAAAGGCGATCGCTTCCCAAGCGATAGAATTTCAGTATGGGATTTTGCGACAGAGATATCTGGGAGTAACGCCAGAACAAGCTTACCGCAACTCGATCGGACGCTTGGGAGGTTTAGTCGTGTTGCGAGAGAAAATCAAGGCGTGGGTAGCATTAAGTCGCGATCGCCAGCGAAGTGCGGTAGAAGTATTACAAGAAGTAATTCAGGAAATGCTCAAAGGCGATCGCTACCTCCAGCAACAAATCGCCTGGATTGCTGAATGTACAGCCGATAAACGCCTCCGTAACGCCTTATTACTAGCAAATTTAGAAGAATATTGCTTGCGTCCGATTCGCAACCAACCGCTGTTAGTTTACCGTTTCGTTAACTACCTGCATCGCACCCAGCGAGGCGGCTTAACTCAAGTCCCAGCAGGGGATTGGGTGCGATTAGTCTCCGAGGAAATTGTCCCGCAGGATGCTGATGATACAGTTAGCCTATTAGATGAACAAGCGGTAGAGCAATATCGAGAAAATCAAGCTTGGGAAGAGCAACAAGGACTCAGAAAGAAAGTACAAGTGGAATTTCAGGCTTATTTAGCGGATGAAGTCGATCCGATGGCCGCCGAATGGCTGCGACTGTACTTATTAGGACGTTCTCAGGAAGCGATCGCCCAAGCTTTAAATATACCAGTCAAGCAGATTTATCGGCTACGGGAAAAAGTTACATATCATGCTATTCGTAACTTTGCTGTCAAAGGCGCACCCGAATTAGTTGCAAGTTGGCTAGAAACTTCCTTTGAACACAACTTAGGTTTACCGCCAAAGCAATGGCAAGAATTCTGGGAAAGCTTGACACCAGTTCAAAAGAAATTAATCCAAGACTTGAAAGCAGGTAAAACTGTAGATGCGATCGCCTCTGAAATGAACATCAAAACCAATCACGTCATCAGCGAATGGAGTCAAATATATTTAGCCGCCCAAAAATTACGGAATGGGTAA